Proteins encoded by one window of Haliotis asinina isolate JCU_RB_2024 chromosome 6, JCU_Hal_asi_v2, whole genome shotgun sequence:
- the LOC137286420 gene encoding uncharacterized protein: MFNNFLQIQTMKLLLLVCVLGLVTFATVTVASPKDKDGSRAVLEVLAPVYARYVVCYSCGALYNKSKSQCDDDVRKLARQACTRVPCTFTLDARLERLRKLLTLKYQTEPRRWCGAGWVKKYM; this comes from the exons ATGTTCAACAATTTCCTGCAG ATCCAGACAATGAAGTTGTTgctgcttgtgtgtgtgttgggattGGTGACGTTTGCCACTGTTACTGTTGCCTCTCCCAAAGACAAAGACGGTTCGCGTGCTGTCCTGGAAGTGCTGGCCCCTGTGTATGCCAGATATGTTGTCTGCTACTCGTGT GGTGCACTGTACAATAAGTCTAAAAGCCAATGTGACGATGACGTCAGGAAGTTAGCACGGCAGGCCTGCACCCGAGTCCCATGCACCTTCACGCTTGATGCCCGTCTAGAGAGACTACGCAAGTTGCTCACACTCAAGTACCAGACAGAACCAAGGCGTTGGTGTGGCGCGGGTTGGGtcaagaaatatatgtaa
- the LOC137287113 gene encoding uncharacterized protein, which produces MFNSLLQIQTMKVLLLVCVLALMTFASVTAAPPKDKDGSRAVLEVLAPVYARYVVCYSCGARYKKSKSQCDDDVRKLARQACSRVPCTFTLDARLERLRKLLTLKYQTEPRRWCGAGWVKKYM; this is translated from the exons ATGTTCAACAGTTTGCTGCAg ATCCAGACAATGAAGGTGTTGCTGCTTGTGTGCGTGTTGGCACTGATGACGTTTGCCAGTGTTACAGCTGCCCCTCCCAAAGACAAAGACGGTTCACGTGCTGTCCTGGAAGTGCTGGCCCCTGTGTATGCCAGATATGTTGTCTGCTACTCGTGT GGTGCACGGTACAAGAAGTCCAAAAGCCAATGTGACGATGACGTCAGGAAGTTAGCACGGCAGGCCTGCTCCCGAGTCCCATGCACCTTCACGCTTGATGCCCGTCTAGAGAGACTACGCAAGCTGCTCACACTCAAGTACCAGACAGAACCAAGGCGTTGGTGTGGCGCGGGTTGGGtcaagaaatatatgtaa